Proteins from a genomic interval of Enterococcus faecium:
- a CDS encoding APC family permease — translation MDYLKRLLVGKPLKSAENDEHKLTRFAALALLSSDALSSIAYGTEQIVVVLVALSAAAIWYSLPIAAFVIILLISLTLSYRQIIHAYPHGGGAYVVSSENLGKNAGLISGGSLLIDYMLTVAVSVSAGAEAITSAVPALYGHQVAISVTIVLLLMMLNLRGLRESASFLLFPVYTFILVISLLIVVGLYNIVTGAVPLQATALPGAAVPGVSIALILRAFSSGSSSLTGVEAISNAVPFFKKPRAKNAAATLTMMALILGFFFVGITFINYWYGIVPEKEVTVLSQIGKAVFGHGILYYVLQFATALILAVAANTGFSAFPVLAYNLAKDKFMPHMYQDRGDRLGYSNGIITLALGSIVLLFIFHGSTERLIPLYSIGVFIPFALSQTGMVVKWKKEGKRWLSKSIANITGAFISYAIIAILFVYRLGDIWPFFIIMPIVMFIFYKIHDHYKKVAEQLRLENDAKLHDYDGNTVLVLVGNVTRVNIGALNYARSIGDYVVAMHVSLDEDVEKEKEIEAEFKKHFPDVRFSIVHSSYRSIENPIIRYVDIVSKNAAKQNYTTTVLIPQFVPNRRWQNILHNQTSLRLRLRLSWRENIVVSTYSYHLKK, via the coding sequence TTGGATTACTTAAAAAGGTTGTTAGTAGGTAAGCCTTTAAAATCTGCTGAAAATGATGAGCACAAATTAACCCGATTTGCTGCTTTGGCATTATTGTCGTCTGATGCGTTATCATCTATTGCATATGGTACGGAACAAATCGTTGTCGTTTTAGTCGCTTTGTCTGCTGCAGCCATCTGGTATTCGCTACCCATTGCCGCTTTTGTTATTATTTTATTGATTTCATTAACGCTATCATATCGTCAAATCATCCATGCTTATCCTCATGGCGGGGGAGCATATGTCGTCAGCAGTGAGAATCTTGGAAAGAATGCTGGCTTGATTTCCGGTGGCTCTTTATTGATCGACTACATGTTGACAGTAGCAGTATCTGTCTCAGCAGGTGCTGAAGCGATCACATCAGCGGTGCCAGCACTCTACGGTCATCAAGTCGCTATTTCTGTGACAATCGTTTTGCTACTGATGATGCTGAATCTTCGTGGGCTGAGGGAATCTGCATCGTTCCTATTATTTCCGGTGTACACATTTATCCTTGTGATCTCGTTACTGATCGTTGTTGGTTTATATAATATCGTGACAGGTGCTGTGCCATTGCAAGCTACTGCACTTCCAGGAGCGGCTGTGCCGGGTGTTTCTATCGCTTTGATTTTACGAGCATTTTCTTCTGGTTCTTCCTCTTTAACTGGGGTGGAGGCGATTAGTAATGCTGTACCATTCTTTAAGAAGCCAAGAGCAAAAAATGCCGCTGCTACATTGACGATGATGGCATTGATCTTAGGTTTCTTCTTCGTGGGGATCACATTTATCAACTATTGGTATGGGATCGTTCCTGAAAAAGAAGTCACTGTTTTGTCTCAAATTGGTAAAGCTGTCTTTGGACATGGTATTTTGTATTACGTCCTTCAATTTGCTACAGCGCTGATTTTAGCAGTTGCTGCTAACACCGGTTTTTCTGCTTTTCCAGTTCTTGCATACAATCTGGCAAAAGATAAATTCATGCCTCACATGTATCAAGATCGTGGGGATCGACTAGGCTATTCCAATGGGATTATCACACTAGCGCTAGGTTCGATCGTATTGCTGTTTATTTTCCATGGCTCAACAGAACGCTTGATTCCGTTATACTCTATCGGCGTGTTCATTCCATTTGCTTTATCTCAAACAGGGATGGTCGTCAAATGGAAAAAAGAAGGAAAAAGATGGTTAAGCAAGTCGATTGCCAATATTACAGGTGCGTTCATCTCATATGCAATCATTGCGATTTTGTTCGTCTATCGGTTAGGGGACATTTGGCCTTTCTTCATCATTATGCCAATCGTTATGTTCATTTTTTATAAGATCCATGATCATTATAAAAAAGTAGCAGAACAGCTTCGTTTAGAAAATGATGCAAAACTACATGATTATGACGGGAATACCGTTCTTGTATTAGTCGGGAATGTGACACGGGTAAATATCGGTGCGTTGAATTACGCACGTTCGATCGGTGATTATGTCGTTGCGATGCATGTTTCGCTAGACGAAGATGTCGAAAAAGAAAAAGAAATCGAAGCAGAATTTAAAAAGCATTTCCCAGATGTCCGTTTTTCAATCGTCCACTCTTCTTATCGCTCGATTGAAAATCCAATTATCCGTTATGTAGATATCGTAAGTAAAAATGCAGCGAAACAAAACTATACAACTACTGTGTTGATTCCTCAATTTGTACCAAACAGACGCTGGCAGAATATTCTCCATAACCAAACAAGTTTGCGGTTAAGATTGCGATTGTCTTGGCGTGAAAATATCGTTGTCAGCACCTATAGCTACCATTTGAAGAAATAA
- a CDS encoding type II toxin-antitoxin system Phd/YefM family antitoxin has protein sequence MANTTMNPSTARKNFYQLLKEVNENHTEIEIISDRSGNNAVLIGLEDWRAIQETLFLEQTGTLDKVRDREKDDSGFTNIDDIDWEAL, from the coding sequence ATGGCTAATACAACGATGAATCCTAGCACTGCTCGTAAAAATTTTTATCAGTTATTGAAAGAGGTAAATGAAAATCATACTGAAATCGAGATTATTAGTGATCGTAGTGGAAACAATGCTGTATTGATTGGGCTAGAAGACTGGAGAGCGATTCAAGAAACCCTTTTTCTTGAGCAAACAGGTACTTTAGATAAAGTACGAGACCGCGAAAAAGACGACAGTGGCTTTACGAATATCGATGATATTGATTGGGAAGCTCTTTGA
- a CDS encoding Txe/YoeB family addiction module toxin yields the protein MSNYTVAIKNSAKVDLRKIKQSNLKKQFEEVIQTLKEDPYMPTQSFEKLRPTHEGRYSRRLNRQHRVVYKVDEENKVVEIYSAWTHYE from the coding sequence ATGAGTAACTATACAGTCGCAATCAAAAACTCTGCGAAAGTGGATTTAAGAAAAATCAAGCAATCGAATTTAAAGAAACAATTTGAAGAAGTGATTCAGACATTGAAGGAAGATCCATATATGCCCACGCAGTCTTTTGAAAAGCTGAGACCTACACATGAAGGCAGATACTCACGCAGGCTGAATAGACAGCATCGAGTGGTTTACAAAGTTGATGAGGAAAATAAAGTTGTGGAAATTTATTCTGCCTGGACACATTATGAGTGA
- a CDS encoding mannosyl-glycoprotein endo-beta-N-acetylglucosamidase, with the protein MTRKISKIGASLLVLAVATTIDYRQSEAKTIGNVVYRETAKSMLKKAMDNQPESSYWFPKDSLAWSFGKDTDTKYNTSVVPLAERVSKATLPNMNVTQTEEVKVVALSAMNSSINGNASRGIDIFYANVFSYWQYIDQLVYGGALLVKDHRIAKSSCDGCSP; encoded by the coding sequence GTGACAAGGAAAATCAGTAAAATTGGAGCATCGTTGTTAGTGTTGGCAGTGGCAACGACCATCGATTATCGCCAAAGTGAGGCGAAGACAATTGGAAATGTCGTTTATCGAGAAACAGCCAAAAGTATGTTGAAAAAAGCAATGGACAATCAACCGGAGTCGTCTTATTGGTTCCCAAAGGATTCGTTGGCATGGTCTTTTGGAAAAGATACAGATACGAAATACAATACCAGTGTCGTTCCTTTAGCAGAGCGGGTATCCAAAGCGACATTGCCGAACATGAATGTCACACAAACGGAAGAAGTCAAAGTCGTGGCGCTTTCGGCCATGAATAGCAGTATCAACGGCAATGCATCACGAGGGATCGATATCTTTTACGCCAATGTCTTTTCTTATTGGCAATATATCGATCAATTGGTTTACGGGGGTGCTCTTCTGGTGAAGGATCATCGTATCGCCAAGTCTAGTTGCGACGGATGCAGTCCATAA
- a CDS encoding ABC transporter permease, whose product MKQLDKMNVFQQFFYYFQENGSYIFAQFIRHFLISIYGVLFAAVVGIPVGIMISRRRKLANWVIRLANIIQTIPSLAMISILIIGLGLGVNVVIVTVFLYSLLPIIKNTYTGMIQVDKNILDVGKGMGMTARQRLFMVELPLSVSVIMAGIRNALVVAIGITAIGAFVGAGGLGDIIIRGTNATDGTSIILAGALPTALMAIITDWLLGILERRLDPASRTSR is encoded by the coding sequence GTGAAGCAATTGGATAAAATGAATGTCTTTCAACAATTTTTCTATTATTTCCAGGAAAATGGCTCCTATATCTTTGCACAATTTATCCGTCACTTCCTGATTTCTATCTATGGTGTCCTCTTTGCAGCAGTTGTCGGGATTCCGGTTGGGATCATGATTTCTAGGAGACGTAAATTAGCAAACTGGGTGATTCGTTTGGCGAATATCATCCAGACGATCCCTTCTCTAGCCATGATCTCCATTTTAATCATTGGATTAGGCCTGGGAGTCAATGTCGTGATTGTTACTGTATTTTTGTATTCCCTCTTACCGATCATCAAGAATACGTATACCGGGATGATCCAAGTAGACAAAAACATCCTTGATGTCGGCAAAGGCATGGGGATGACTGCTAGACAACGACTATTCATGGTAGAGTTACCACTCTCTGTTTCTGTTATCATGGCAGGCATAAGAAACGCGTTAGTTGTTGCCATCGGGATAACCGCGATCGGTGCATTCGTCGGTGCTGGTGGTCTTGGAGATATCATTATCCGAGGAACCAATGCAACAGATGGCACATCGATTATTTTAGCAGGTGCATTGCCAACTGCATTAATGGCGATCATCACGGACTGGCTTTTAGGTATTTTGGAAAGACGGCTAGATCCAGCCAGCCGTACATCACGCTGA
- a CDS encoding osmoprotectant ABC transporter substrate-binding protein yields the protein MKRILKMTMILSSLLILASCSFPGLASNTDEDTISITGGITSEAQILASLVAGMVEHYTDKNTAIINNLATTTINHQAMMNGDASISAARYTGTDLTTTLNLPPEKDPKKAFATVKDEFEKRYDQTWFPSYGFENTYVFLVRKDTAQKYHLSKVSDLKNVADELVAGVDTSWINRKGDGYDGFQETYGFSFNSILPMQIGLVYDAVEAGKMDIVLGYSTDGRIASYDLVMLEDDRQFFPPYDAAPVVDNKILADTPHLKEALNKLGHTISTEKMQELNYEADNNLVEPSVVAQRFLQENHYFEGK from the coding sequence ATGAAACGTATATTAAAAATGACCATGATACTTTCCTCCCTTCTTATACTTGCGAGTTGTTCTTTCCCTGGTCTTGCCAGCAATACAGATGAAGACACCATTTCGATCACAGGTGGAATCACTTCAGAAGCACAGATCTTAGCAAGCCTAGTTGCCGGAATGGTTGAACATTATACAGATAAAAATACCGCAATCATCAACAATCTGGCTACCACAACTATCAACCATCAAGCGATGATGAACGGAGATGCTTCAATTTCAGCGGCTCGCTACACAGGAACAGATTTAACGACTACATTGAACCTTCCTCCTGAAAAAGATCCGAAAAAAGCGTTTGCTACCGTGAAAGATGAATTTGAGAAAAGATACGATCAAACGTGGTTCCCGTCCTATGGTTTTGAAAATACGTATGTCTTTCTTGTTCGAAAAGACACCGCACAAAAATACCATCTATCTAAAGTCAGCGATCTGAAAAATGTAGCGGATGAATTAGTAGCTGGTGTAGATACTTCTTGGATCAATCGTAAAGGAGACGGTTATGACGGCTTCCAAGAAACTTATGGCTTCTCCTTCAATTCGATATTACCTATGCAGATTGGACTTGTTTATGACGCAGTCGAAGCAGGAAAAATGGATATTGTTCTTGGCTACTCTACGGATGGACGGATCGCCAGTTATGATCTAGTCATGTTGGAAGATGATCGTCAATTCTTCCCACCATATGATGCTGCTCCAGTTGTAGACAACAAGATATTAGCTGATACGCCTCATTTAAAAGAAGCCTTAAATAAGTTAGGTCATACCATCAGTACGGAAAAAATGCAGGAATTGAACTACGAAGCAGATAATAATCTAGTGGAACCATCAGTAGTAGCACAACGTTTCTTACAAGAAAACCACTATTTTGAAGGGAAGTGA
- a CDS encoding ABC transporter permease — MQQFFHQHGSEILSKGFEHLYISGLALIIGIIIAVPLGVLLTRFPKAATIVIGLTSALQTIPSLALLALMIPLFGVGKLPAIIALFIYSLLPILRNTYIGMKNVDWNYRDVAKGMGMTEFQSIFSVELPIAMPTIMAGIRLAAVYVIAWATLASYIGAGGLGDLIFSGLNNYQPDLILAGTIPVTILALLADWLLGLLEHRLTPIALREENEE; from the coding sequence ATGCAGCAGTTTTTTCATCAGCACGGTTCAGAAATTCTCTCAAAAGGTTTTGAACATCTTTATATTTCGGGACTTGCTTTGATCATTGGTATCATCATTGCTGTACCGCTTGGTGTCTTACTGACACGTTTTCCAAAAGCTGCCACGATTGTGATTGGCTTAACCAGTGCCTTGCAGACAATCCCTTCTCTTGCTTTATTGGCATTGATGATCCCGTTATTTGGCGTAGGTAAATTACCTGCGATTATCGCACTCTTTATTTATTCATTATTGCCGATTTTACGTAATACGTACATTGGGATGAAAAATGTCGATTGGAATTATCGGGATGTGGCAAAAGGCATGGGGATGACTGAGTTCCAATCCATTTTTTCCGTTGAATTGCCCATTGCTATGCCAACGATCATGGCTGGTATCCGTTTAGCTGCCGTTTACGTGATTGCATGGGCTACACTTGCCTCTTATATCGGCGCTGGTGGTTTAGGCGATTTGATTTTTAGTGGACTGAATAATTACCAACCAGATCTCATTTTGGCAGGTACGATCCCTGTAACAATTTTAGCACTATTGGCTGATTGGCTTCTAGGTCTCTTGGAACACCGGCTGACACCGATCGCACTTAGAGAGGAGAATGAAGAATGA